A segment of the Maylandia zebra isolate NMK-2024a linkage group LG2, Mzebra_GT3a, whole genome shotgun sequence genome:
TAGCAATAGCAAAGATAcattttatgacatttaacttTGAAGGTAGGCCTATCTGTTTCAGATTTGCACTTATTCCTTTTTAGTTAAAAGAGCAGTAAAATTATTTCGTTTTTATCTTTTAtaattatatattataatattatttatgtatgtattcATGTTTACAACAAATAATGCTTTTAAAACATTTCGTTTTACTTCTTAATTTCACTGAACCGCACTTCCCCTTTCAGCCAGGACAAGGCGTCTGCCTAGTAACTGGTGACGCAGCAGTTGTTATTGGCTAatagagaaaagaaaatgcctTTTTTTTGGGAACAATTCAAGTTAGAAATAAATACAGTCTACAAGAATTACAACTTAATAATCGATTAGAatctgatttatgaataaacgTTTTGTGTGGACTGTTGATTGGAAATAATAGATAAACAAACTTTATATTTTCCTTTACGACACAGATTATATTGGCGGTATACATGAATTTatgataaacaaataaaaaaataaattgcatCGAACAGACTAATGTCGCAATTTAAAAAGCGGATATGTAAACATATGACTTTCTGACTTTCACTATTAATGTTTTCCAGCAATAATGAAAAAGTAACATTGTCCTTATACGTTTGCATTTGAGAAAAATCATTTTACACCTATCTACCTTTGTTTAATTTGCAAGTTGAACTTGAATCATAGTTGAATATGACTTCCTGCTGAAGCCAGAAGAATGTATCTGCCTAGTAACTAGTGATACTCACATTCTATTGGCTGAAATAAAAGAAGGAGCAGTAATTAGATCTGAGATCACTCttttttatctaatctaatttttttttaattatatatttcCCAGATTTGCTGCTCTTTACATGATggaaaataattgtttttttatgGTTTACTGATTTGATTCCCAGACAGCTGGATCGCAGCTGTATGTTATATCTCTCCTCCCCAACATATCCTACCCATTTTCAACTCCTGCCCCCCACactgaaaaaccaaacaaatatcTTTAAagattcaaattaaaaaaaggaacaaaagaaaataaattttaaaggAAATTCAAAGGCAAACAAAGGAGAGACAAAGGCCaatccccccctccccctccttgTTTTCTTCACAGATTTGTCCCTTCCTTTACATCACGTAATGTGCGGTAAATTAACATTTTACACACTAATCATGATCATTTTTCATCATCTACAGGTTTGACTAAAGGAAACTGtggctttccttttttttgttattgtatttttgtgtgtggactGTCCAAAATCCAAATGACTCACCCAGGCCTTAAAAATGTCACACACTTATAGAAATCCCCTCACGTCACTTTCATACCAAGAATTTTTTTATTGGAAtcccatgttttgttttaccgTTTTTTATGTCCTTCATTTCTTCCACCAAACCTCCTGATTTACCTCCAACCTTTTAGTGACACATACTTTTCTATTTCTCACAGAGGCTCCAACAGTCGTGCCTTGAAAATTGCGGGTCTGACAACCTTGGCTTGCCTGCTGGTGGCCAGCCAGGTCTTCACTGCCTACACGGTGTTTAGCCAAAAGCAGCAGATCCACACTCTACAGAAGAACTCGGACAGAATTAACAAACAGCTGACCCGCTCATCTCACGGTAAAGTCGAGCGCTAAAACCTTAATGGCCACACAGAGCCCTAAGGGGATGTGTCATTTTGAGTGATAGTTTTAATTAGACAGGCGGACGCGGGCTGGAACGCTGAGGAGGGAAGTGAGAGTTTACTTTACAGAAGCTGAGTTTGAAGGTGGATGGAGAAATGGAAAGTTTATTGTGACTCATGGGGAGAAAAAGGTTAACTGTGTGATATTTTTATGTTAATAGCATTAAAACAAGATTTCAAACAGAGGCGTCTCGAGAGATACTgttaaacaaagaaacaaaaacacattcctTTTTTAATTCTCTATTTATTATGTAGTCCAACTTTTCAATTTGTTTCTGCTGAGCATTAATAATTTAGACATAAAAAGAGCTACTTTTTCTTGTACTTGcatttatttaagttttttgttgttgtcgctgattttttttcttctttttaattttttttttcagctgtggctccagtgAGGATGGCCATGCCCATGAACAGCCTGCCCCTCCTCATGGACTTCACCGAGGACTCCACAGCACCCAAGACCCCCTTGACTGTAAGTGCACACCATCTTCTGGGAAAAAGTTCATATTTGTGTGCAGCTGGGATTCATTTAAGGCTTCAAATTAATTGCTAATGCTTGGATTTAAAAGTTGAATAATTAATTTCAACTTGAATGCTCCCTTCCTCCAGAAACTGCAGAACACTGCCATTGTCAGTGTggagaaacagctgatggatcTCATGCAGGTAGGTTGCAAACACTGTCTAGCCTCACATTCCTTACCTGCGTGTTGATGTGTTGCTGACGGTAAGCTCTCGAACGTGCTCTGAACAGGACTCCGAGCTGCCTCAGTTCAACGAGACCTTCCTGGCCAACCTGCAAACCCTGAAGCAGCAGATGAACGATAGCGAGTGGAAGGTGAAGCGTCACACGCAGTGATCACATTGCTAACGTAGCtaaaatagaaatgaaaaatggcGACTGTCCTTTTAGCCATGCTTATCTAACACTTTCTGTATTGTAGAGCTTTGAGACCTGGATGCGCTACTGGCTTATCTTCAACATGGCccagcagcagcctgcaacCCCCACACCTCAGTCAGGTTAGCTCAACTTTTCTTTCCTTCACTTTTAAGTGTTTTATTACCCAAATAGTTGCTATAACAGCAAATACAGATTTTCCTGTTTTACTAGTATGCACTAGTTTGGCatttaagtcatttttttttagagatttatatataaaaaaagaaagaaatacaaaatgttGAAAAATTATTGGATGTTGTTCATGCGTGTTTCATGTTTGTGAGCTGTGCTAAGCTATCTGAGATCTGTATTCCCATTAAACTCTCaacaaaatgtcttttttttacagtctttattaatgactttttaatttttaactggtaaataaaaccaaaatgaaTGTCTGAATATTCTCTGCTCAGCCACTACCATCAAGACCAAATGCCAGGTGGAGGCAGCACCCGGACCCAGCAAGATTGGTTCATACAAGCCCCAGTGTGACGAGCAGGGCCGCTACAAGCCAATGCAGTGCTGGCACGCCACCGGCTACTGCTGGTGCGTGGATAGCGAGGGCCATCCCATCGAGGGAACCACCATGCGTGGCCGTCCCGAGTGCCAGAGAGGTAGAGGACACGGATTAAAGGATCTTTTCTTACATGTGTAGTTTTggtgaggctgttgtgaatgaCACCAGAtgggtttttttcctgttaactTTAGCTGCATTTCCTCGTCGCATGATGGTTGCACCCAGGCTGATGCAGAAGACATACGACATGGATGGTGAGCGCTTCAGattagtttctttgtttttgatgATTTTTCATTTGTGAGATTTTTCACTGGCATCATCATCATGatcactttgttgtttgctgttttcatctctttttccagatgaaaaacaaaagtgaagcAAATCTTGAAGAAAGATTTCATCCAGCAATCTCTGCAAATGACAGACGTCATGCCGCACTTCAATTATTAACGCTTCTATCCCTGATGAGCTCGTTTTGCGTGGAATCTCGTGATTTTAACCATTTTTTTGTGGCTGCTTGAAATCGGATCAATAGAGGCCTGTTACACCTTAGTGCatttaattttgaaaaaaaaattgccttTACGTCAGATTTGTTTTGGGGTATATTTGTATAATCTACAATAAGTACATTAAACTATGTGAGTGTTTAATATGTTTGGTTCTGATGAATGCTTAAAGGGTAGGTTTACCGCATCTCCTTCTCTTAAACTCAATGCAGGAAAATGGAAGCTTGGTTGTGATGCTCTGAACATTGAAAAATTGCATTTATTAATGTAAACCAGCCTAATTTCTTCCCGTGCTGGTCTGATAATCCAAACCTCACAGAGGGCAGTTTAAATAGGTTCTAATATTTTGCTAGAAAGTAGTGtcaggaaaaaaacccaaagcaacTAGGAACAATCTGGAAAGAGATGTTGctattttacatataaataaatgaataatttgCATTTCCAACTAGAAATCTAGCTAGTATAAATCTACATACCATAAATACATACCATAAACTGTGGGCTAACCTATCCTTCACAGGATGTGAATATGATAAAGTTACTCTTTTATGacatgtttgttttaataagGTTGATGAATAAAGTTTTCCTATTAACACCACTTGCATTACATCTTTCACATTATCTACAGTTAAGAGAAATCATTGCTTAAGCTGTAATCAAAATAAGGTCTGAATAAACTTTAACCTGATTAGATGCAGTGACGCTGCTCACTCAGTCCTGGATTTTgtggcatttttttaaaaattagacACTTTGACACTCAATACATTTGCCGTTAAAGAACCTGAAATGTGCATGAGTGCACCGACTCATCCTTTTAGTTCTTTTAGAAATTGAGTTCTCtcacattttcttaaaaaaaaagagtgccCCCATCTTTTTTTAAGCACCACTCTCACTATCAGTCATCAAATTAACACGATCTAACAGGCAAAGGTGAAAACCACGGTGCTCGCTTCTGTCCCTTCTGTTTTGACAGTTACCCAAGATCATGTTAAGAGTGCAAATTTGCCCACTTGAGGCTCGCATATCTGGGACGACGGGTGCAAAAGTGTGAATTTATTTTCTTCGTCATTAGTGGTGAAGATGTACAAAACATTAGGTTTTTTCTCAGTGAgtcctcttttaaaaaaaaaaaaaaaaagatgtgaagaaaaggaaaataactgATGGATTAAGCCAGTTGCACATACCTGCTCCAACTTGGTGAACAGCTCACACAAAAAATACTCATCCATGTCTAAACTGGCTGGACATGAAAACACATAAGATCCACGTTTAGCTACAGATTTGTTCTcccatatccatccatccactatCTTAACCACtggctggagcctgtcccagctggCATGCAGTGAGACGCAGGATATACCCGGACACGGCGCCAGTCTATTACAGAGATATTCTTCTGGCAACCAAAAGGTCTCAAGCTGTAAAAAGTGGATGTTAAGAGTTTATAACTCTGCTTGGCTTCACTGTACGACAAGGAAACCcttaaaaaatatgaataaaaaacaaaaatgtgtacTTAAAGAACCATTTCAAACTgtcaaataaagcaaacacGTATTATAATGAAATTTTATGTGGAttctctgagattaaagtttctCTTAGTTCCAGttccttttttaatattaacaGGAATTCTTTTcctttattaaaacattttttgttgtatttgaagCCGTAAATTTAAACGCTGAAACCATGACATATTATCTTCTCTAGATCTGATACTTTTTATCTTCTGCTGACTCACTGAGTCATCCGTTTCATTTGAGGCTTATTACCACTTTAAGAGCagccacttcagtttgctttttAAGCAAGGATAAGATTTGCTTTAAGTTTAGTCGTGAAACCCACAAAGTGTATTTATTACCAGGCTTTTCAGCTTTGCGCAAACTGGAGCAGAATGATATTCTTTATGCCAGCAGTAGCCCCATTAGTGGGATGCCATCATCTTCCTGGATAACACAGACAAGTGTGTAGTGGAGGACTTGCCTGAGAACTTGTATGCGACACACCAGCAGCCCAGCGGGAGACTCTGATAATGAATTTGTGTCTTGAAGCATGTGAAGCCGAGCAGCGGGATGCAACATCACACTTGATTTTTGACACTATTTATTTTTGCCCACATTTACAGCATCCATCTTTGTTGGGTTCTACTTTCAACTTTTATAAAGGGTCCAATTAGAggtttcataataataataataatctataACAAAAAGTTTCAGGGCTGTGAGGAAGTCTTTTGAATCCATCCAGAGTAGAGGAGAAGTCTATTGACAACTTATTAACTATTTATTAAAAGAGTTTGTGGATCTTTTTTGCTCTCCCAATTGAGTCTTAAATTATTAAGTGAACGTctttgggaggaagccagaataCCTGGAAGAAACCCTCAAAGGCACGGGGAAACTCATGGTCTGGACTCCCAGATGGAGTCCAGACCAGGAGCCTTCTTGCtattgtcagggctctgtgtgcaggcaggtggAAAtgtggatccaaatgcaggactccgagacgaaatgtaactaaaaccacagcttttattgctggcatgaaacaaaaaccaaaccaaaccaaaccaacCATGGAAACCAagcaggaacacacaggcaggGTCTGAGGGTACGACACAACactgagcacaggaaaacacagggctaatatacacagggtGGTAATCAGGAAATGgccaacaggagggagacacagctgggagagatcagggttAACGAGACGGGGGGAaccaagctgcacacactaacataagacaagactttcacaataaaacaggaaacatgaattaCTAAACAAGCACGCAGACtttacactgagagacagacagacagagaatgacacatggaacctgaactaaactaaacgtgagatataaccgagaacaaatccttaagcacggataaacagaaacaagaaactaataataatcatcatcactacgagaaaaagaaaacaatccatgaaGCAGAATTAAACcgaaatataataaactcaaaatactgggtccaatgGATATTATATATATGGCcaatttttcaaataaataatggCTATCACCCTTATGTTTCCTACAAGGTTAAGTCAGTAAAACACAAGCAGCATGTTCTTGCAATTAATAATTAACCATGGTATAACCATTGTATAGCCATTATTTAACTTACAACCCTTGTATAAAGTGTGCCTTCTCATAAAAAGGGCAATAGAAGACAAATGAGTTTTTAATTATACTGTCACAGCTGTTGTATTTCTCTAGTGTGTACAAACTGTATATGTGATCATGGAGCGAGTCTTCATAAatcctattttatttttccctgcCTAAAAAGATAGTACTGCTGATCAGTGACCCCATTTCTGACCGCTCTGTCCGTCTTGGTAACAGAACCCTGCTCACTTTCACcagtggaagcagcctctggaTCATTAATAATTCATCCATCTGAAATGAAATCCAGGTGCGCCAGTGGCTGTCAGACGCAGGATGGCCACTGTTAACATGGATGCACCTGTGAGTATTCATATTCTACACAGTATATAAATAGCATCTTTTTAAAGCAGGGGTATATTTACATCAGAATAATGCAGAATTTAAAGGCACTCTTGTTGGAGTCTCTGTCATTGATCTTTAATGTTTTAGGGAGCTGACGCAGTGAGAGTGGGAGTTGTACTTACAACAAAACCAGGTAAGGCTGGGACAGTGACAGTATACCTGTATATTTGCTATACTGTCACTGGAGAATGACTGTAACTCGGTTTTGAATGCACAGAGAGTAAAGAATCTGTTGTTATTGATGAAGAAGGACATAGTGTTTACTACAAATCATCAAATAATGAGGTAAGTCATTTGActtcacacacatgcttcagaaaGTATTTGTTAATTTGCTTTCAAGCTTGCTTACATTCTTTCAAACAGGCAGCCAAGGCCTTCTCTTTCGACCAAGTCGTGACTGTTGACAGCATAAAGGTACAAAACAGCTCCTGACCTCTTATTTTAACCTTTTTCTGCTCCACTGCACATATTTTCACTACCTGATATTTTGATGGCTGGAAACTGAAAGACTTGAGTGTAAATCTGCAGAGTTTTCACCCTGAGCTCCTGCAGCCTCTCACCGAGTACATGTCCAGTGGGTGTAACGCAGCACTGCTGATATGTGGAGCCTCCACGGAGACGACGAGAGCTCTTATTGACAGCAGTGTCATCAGACAGGTGGAGCTCTAAACAAAACTGCATTTAATATTTGCagattttatgtgtttatattttCAATCATACCCTTGATTTGCTTGTAGGTCGTGGCTAACCTGTTCAGCTGTATGGAGTCAAGAGTGAAAGGCGAGTTATTCATCTCTGTGTCATCCCTTCAGGTTTGTCCTTGTATTCAGTAGCAGAGCCCCAAAGGATAATAGATGCAATAAAACACATGATGACAGCTAATGTTTTTCAATGTCAGTTTTATCCAGACGGCAGTGCAGTGGATCTCTTGAGCCTCAACAGACAGACTCTACAACCTGTAACACATCCAGCACTTGGAAGGTGTGTCAcaattttgcattttaatgataaacaaAGACCTCATATAAAACATATACACACTGAAGCTGTATTATATATGCTCATGCCTGCTTTTCTCTCTCAGTCTCATAGGAGGATTATGTGAGGTGTGTGTGCGTTCAGCTGAAGACGCTTATAACCTGTACGAAACATGCAGGGAAACACTGAAGGCGAACACAGGCTCCATTTCCAGCCGGTAGGTCATACAAAGCACAACTTTTATGAACTCTAATCCATTTACAAAATCACTTTGGATCCATTCATTAAATTGGTTAATTGCAATAAATCCAAGTGCCTGAGCGATAAAAAATTTACTTCTGGCTTTTATGATTGAGTTGTTCTGCACGGTGTCAGTCAGCTTGCCCTTTTTTTCATAAATTTCCATATGAACTTGTCAAATGTTTATGCTGTGTTTCTCTCAGATGTAGCTCCCTGTTCATGGTGACTGTTGAGTGGAAACTCCATCCAGAGGAGGTGGAGTCAGATGTCTGCCGCAGCAGATTTCAGCTGTTCAGCCTGGCAGGAGGAGCCAGTAGGACTGACCTCAGAGGGTCAGTGACATAGCCAGTGAGATCTCTATTACATGGGCAAGTGGAACTTGAAATGATCTACCACAAACTGATAAAGCATTATTCTGATTGTGGTCATCATCTGGAGGGAGATGtgctatatttatttatttattttacctctGGCTGTAGGCATAGATTATAGGAGATAAGTAGTATATATTGCTATTCCTGAACAAAATCCTCTTGTAGGAACAACTGCTTTTCTTGATGGATTCTTGTAGTTGAGGAATGTACCACTTGTGACTTTCTGAGTAGGTGTTTTTGTAATAGAGTGATGTTGGGGCCAAATCTACACCAGTCAAAAGTGATTCTATATCTGTCCTATAAACAACTTTAAGGTAGCCAAAGTGTATCATCTGCCCCCCGTCTCACACTATCCCTTGGATTGTAATCTTATCTAaggtcttcctctttccctCCCATCTGGGAGCTCAatgttcaacatcctttgtccaattTATGCAgaatccctcctctgcacatattGAAACCCTCTCAGCCTTGCCTCattaactttgtctccaaaccactcaacctgagctgtccctctgatgttctcatttctaatcctgtccgTTCTGGTCACTTCTATTGAAAATCTGAGACTCTCCACCTCTGCTTCCTGTCTTTTTTATGTCAGTGTCAGCacctccaaaccatacatcacagcaggtctcattaccatcttgtaaaccttccctttcacttcTTTACCACCCCTGAACCTTGTCTCCGCTCACTCCACTtgcctcttcttcacctctttgGATGGTTGAAACAAaccaagttgtttttttttttttttaactcatctGCTTTCACCACCTCTGCTCCTTACAGCTTCACCTTTCCACCGGTGTCCCTcttattcacacacatgtattctgtcttgcttctaACCCTACCTCATCCAGCGTGCTCTCTACTCTCACTAAAGACCACAATGTTGCCTACAAACACTATAGTCCAAGGAcactcctgcctgacctcatctgtcagcctgtccatcaTCATTGCAAACAAAAATCTATATGACACTAATGTTATTTCACTCAGCAAACCAGCTTCAGATCTTCATCTCTACAAGAAAACATATCCAACTCAACAGGGAGTGAATTTGACTCAGAGCCTACAGGTAGATGCTGGGGTGGGGGATGGCcttttgaaatatgttcagtaaCAATGGAAGGAAGTAGCGGCATAGCTTTTGGGGAAAGCAGTGTTCACAGGCAGGCAGTGAAAGAATGAGCAGGGAACTGACAGCTTATACCAGCATGATTAAAAGGGTGTTGGGTATGTGAGGGGAGTATGCCAATGCGAGTGCCGCAGTACACTAGAGTGATTGCCTGAAGTATCTTGCAGCCTTCACCTCATTAGTAAAACCTGTACTTTTCTGGCTGCGATGAGTCAAAAATGTCTGCAGTTATATGGTCCTGTTAATTAGGTCAGATCAACAGGGAGGACAGCATTTGCCtcagaaatgtaattttttgATATCAGTTCTCTTTATGAGTAGAagctttattcaagctaaaaATTATTAATTCTACATTTTACAGCATGGTTTCTTATGTCGGTGTGCTAGAGCATGAACACAACACAAACCGCCTTTTCAATCTCAGCAGGTCATTTGGAATTGGCTTTTAGCATGGCTGCTCTCTCCCTTAGAGGTAAGGTGCAGAGTTCAGTCatttgggaggggctcagagtagagccgctactcctccacatcaaagaGAGCTGGCTGAGGTTAGTCAGGTATCTGACTAAGAGGCCTCCTGGATGCCTCCCAGGTGAGATGCTTCAGGCATGTCCTACCAGGGgaaggccccggggcagaccagGACATGCCAGAGAGATGATGTCTCTCTGTTGGCTCAGTGTTCTTTCAGATaagctggggagagggaggtgtgGGCTTCTCTGCTA
Coding sequences within it:
- the cd74a gene encoding CD74 molecule, major histocompatibility complex, class II invariant chain a; protein product: MAHSPDDAPLARGNLADSEETLLPLAAPRGGSNSRALKIAGLTTLACLLVASQVFTAYTVFSQKQQIHTLQKNSDRINKQLTRSSHAVAPVRMAMPMNSLPLLMDFTEDSTAPKTPLTKLQNTAIVSVEKQLMDLMQDSELPQFNETFLANLQTLKQQMNDSEWKSFETWMRYWLIFNMAQQQPATPTPQSATTIKTKCQVEAAPGPSKIGSYKPQCDEQGRYKPMQCWHATGYCWCVDSEGHPIEGTTMRGRPECQRAAFPRRMMVAPRLMQKTYDMDDEKQK